The following coding sequences are from one Mus pahari chromosome X, PAHARI_EIJ_v1.1, whole genome shotgun sequence window:
- the Pbdc1 gene encoding protein PBDC1, whose protein sequence is MDAAGESEEPVSGEALSIAHALSHPPESYGNDPDIEMAWAIRAMQHAEVYYKLISSVDPQFLKLTKVDDQIYSEFREIFETLRVDVLDPEELKSESAKEKWRPFCLKFEGIVEDYNYGTLLRLDCSQGYTEENTIFAPRIQFFAIEIARNREGYNKAISISIQDKEGEEGAGNKEEEAEKGADSGGEKEEGANREGEK, encoded by the exons ATGGATGCTGCCGGCGAAAGCGAAGAGCCG gttTCTGGGGAAGCGTTGTCCATCGCCCATGCTCTCTCACACCCTCCGGAGTCATATGGCAACGAC CCTGATATTGAAATGGCTTGGGCCATTCGAGCAATGCAGCATGCTGAAGTCTATTATAAA CTGATTTCATCAGTTGACCCACAGTTTCTGAAACTCACCAAAGTAGATGACCAAATCTACTCTGAGTTCCGTGAAATTTTTGAGACACTCAGGGTAGATGTATTGGACCCAGAAGAACTCAAGTCAGAATCAGCTAAAGAA AAATGGAGACCATTCTGCTTAAAATTTGAAGGGATCGTGGAAGATTATAACTATGGGACTTTACTGCGACTGGATTGTTCCCAGGGCTACACTGAAGAGAACACCATCTTTG CACCCAGGATTCAATTTTTTGCCATTGAAATTGCTCGGAACCGGGAAGGCTATAACAAAGCAATTTCCATCAGTATTCAGgacaaagaaggagaggaaggagctggcaataaagaagaggaagctgagaaaggagCTGATagtggaggagaaaaagaggaaggagccaacagagaaggagaaaagtag